The window ACCCCATTGAAATCCGCTGCATCCACCACGCCGTTGCCGTTCACATCCTCGCCTGGATGTACGTACAGGTTCCCGGCTAAATCCGGATGGGTGTAATCGATGCCTGAATCGATCACCGCGATCAGCACCTCCGCTTTGCCGCGCTCCACCTCCCAGGCGTCAAACGCGCGGATACGAGACAGAGCCCACTGCGAACCAATGAGGGGATCGTCAGGCAGATGATGCAGGCGAAAAGCACGGTTCAATTCAGCCGCTTCCACTTCGTCGAGCCGCAACAGCTCGTCGAGCAACCGCTCCGGTTCCACGGAATCGGGCGCCACCCATTTGACCCAGCGGAAAGCGGAATTCGTGAGCAGGGCTTTCTGCAGACGATTCGTATCGTTTGTGACCGGCGCTACGGGCACAATTCGAACAGGCGGATAGCGACGCGCCACTGCATCCAGGCTGGGAATTCCGAATGACGGGTGATCTTGCGCCGCTGTTTTCGCCAAAGAGCCGGGTAGTTCCCGCAACCGGATTAAGACCGATCTCTCCGCCGCTTCAGCCGGTGTGCCACTGTGACTCATGAGAAACACACAAAGAAAAATCAGTCCCATCAATCGCCGCTCTGGCGCCATCCCATTCATTCCATTCGTCCTCATGCATGTCTCGTTTTGTTTTTATTGACTTTGCAAAGATGATCCGTCCTGCAGATACGCCAGCAACAGACGGGGCGGAAGCAGAATCAGCAGCCATAAAGCTACAACTAGTATGCCAAACTTTTGCGAGGGCCGGTGCGCCTGTTTGCGCAAATAGTCGACAAAGGAGCGGTGAGAGGAGGCCAGCATCGCCGGCCGGCATTTGCGCACTGCGCTGCCGGCCTGATGATAGATAAAAGCGCCGGCGCAAAAACGAATCCGCCAGCCGGCCTGGATCACGCGTCGGCAAAAATCCACATCGCTGAAAAACATGAAGAAGCGTTCATCCAAACGCCCGATTTGAGCCAGGGTTCTGCGCCGCACCAATAAAAACGCGCCTTGAGGCTGATCGACGTCGCGGCTGCTGAGGTGATCAAAGTCGCTCATCTTCCAATCATGGTAACCGGGCCAGAGGCGGTGCAGGAGACGATGCGGCAACCATTCAAAGAACACATCGCGCGGCAGTGGAAACCTACGACAC is drawn from bacterium and contains these coding sequences:
- a CDS encoding S8 family serine peptidase; the protein is MNGMAPERRLMGLIFLCVFLMSHSGTPAEAAERSVLIRLRELPGSLAKTAAQDHPSFGIPSLDAVARRYPPVRIVPVAPVTNDTNRLQKALLTNSAFRWVKWVAPDSVEPERLLDELLRLDEVEAAELNRAFRLHHLPDDPLIGSQWALSRIRAFDAWEVERGKAEVLIAVIDSGIDYTHPDLAGNLYVHPGEDVNGNGVVDAADFNGVDDDHNGFIDDVRGWDFTDAPNYPSGGDYLERDNDPMDEMGHGTAVAGLIAAVADNRIGIAGLAPGCRILNLRAMNAGGYGEEDDVASAILYAVSMKAGVINMSWGDTFVTRLLDDVVRYAASQNVVLVASAGNASSDMIHYPSGFEPVISVGATTAEDYYAASFTNYGPTIDL
- a CDS encoding glycosyltransferase family 2 protein, which codes for DQAGDAEYVLLLNPDVLIPPTTIPILLQEMEKDSRIGVIAPQMRRRNGTVLPSCRRFPLPRDVFFEWLPHRLLHRLWPGYHDWKMSDFDHLSSRDVDQPQGAFLLVRRRTLAQIGRLDERFFMFFSDVDFCRRVIQAGWRIRFCAGAFIYHQAGSAVRKCRPAMLASSHRSFVDYLRKQAHRPSQKFGILVVALWLLILLPPRLLLAYLQDGSSLQSQ